One Tachypleus tridentatus isolate NWPU-2018 chromosome 3, ASM421037v1, whole genome shotgun sequence DNA window includes the following coding sequences:
- the Sec13 gene encoding nuclear pore and COPII coat complex component secretory 13, whose protein sequence is MVSLQQTVDTSHEDMIHDAQMDYYGTRLATCSSDRSVKIFEVKNGTQKLIADLREHEGPVWQVAWAHPMFGNILASCSYDRKAIIWKESGGEWKKIYDHVNHDSSVNSLSWAPHEVGLILACGSSDGAVSVLSSSGDGTWETKKINNAHTIGCNAVSWAPAIEPGSLIDQAPGQKPKLVKRFVTGGCDNLVKIWRCVEEDQWVEEQKLEAHSDWVRDVAWAPSIGLPRSIIASCSQDRRVIIWSNDGTNDVWNYKVLHTFDDVVWHVSWSVTGNILAVSGGDNKVSLWRESPDRQWVCISDVNKGQGKVTGNVCS, encoded by the exons ATG gtttctCTCCAGCAAACTGTGGATACTTCTCATGAGGATATGATT CATGACGCTCAGATGGACTACTATGGGACCCGGTTGGCAACTTGTTCGTCTGATCGATCAGTGAAGATATTTGAAGTTAAGAATGGTACTCAGAAACTAATTGCTGATCTAAGAGa acATGAAGGGCCTGTCTGGCAAGTAGCCTGGGCTCACCCAATGTTTGGCAATATCCTTGCTTCTTGTTCTTATGATAGGAAAGCCATTATCTGGAAAGAAAGTGGAGGAGAATGGAAGAAAATCTATGACCATGTCAATCATGACTCTTCAG TTAACTCCCTCTCCTGGGCACCACATGAAGTAGGCTTAATCTTGGCTTGTGGAAGCTCGGATGGTGCTGTATCAGTATTGTCTAGTTCAGGAGATGGAACGTGGGAAACtaagaaaattaataatgctCACACA ATTGGCTGTAATGCTGTCAGCTGGGCTCCTGCAATAGAACCAGGATCGTTAATAGATCAGGCTCCTGGACAGAAGCCTAAGCTTGTGAAACGATTTGTTACTGGTGGTTGTGATAACTTGGTTAAGATCTGGAGATGTGT GGAGGAGGACCAGTGGGTGGAAGAACAGAAACTTGAAGCCCACTCTGATTGGGTGAGGGATGTAGCTTGGGCTCCATCTATTGGCTTACCTCGCAGTATTATAGCTAGTTGTTCTCAG GATCGAAGGGTGATAATATGGAGTAATGATGGGACAAATGATGTGTGGAATTACAAAGTGCTTCACACATTTGATGATGTTGTTTGGCATGTTAGCTGGTCTGTAACTGGAAATATCCTTGCAGTATCAGGAGGTGATAACAAG GTAAGCTTGTGGAGAGAGTCACCTGATAGACAGTGGGTCTGCATCAGTGATGTTAACAAAGGTCAAGGAAAAGTGACTGGAAATGTATGTTCTTGA